The window GGGTAGCGGTCGAGGATGTCTTCGGCTCGACGGAAGCCGGCGAGGGCCTGACCGTTGCGGCCGAGCCGCTGCTCCGAGAGGGCACGCCAGAGCCCGGTCTCGGCTTCGTCGCGGATTGGAGCGGCCTCGAAAGCCTTCAGCGCCTCGGCGCTGCGGTGCATGCGGGAGGCGATCACGCCGCGCAGGAAGATCGCATCGCGATTACCGCGCATCGCGGCATCGTCGGCCAGGAGCGCATTCAGCGGCCCGGCGGCTTCCGACATCATGCCGTTGGCGGCGAGGAAACGGGCCAGCGCCAGCCGGGTTTCGGATTTGCGCCCACGTGAGGCGCCGGTGACTTCGCGCAGCAAGGCTGCCGCGCGGTCGCGGATGTCGGCTGTGTGCAGCGCTGACCAGGCCTCGGTCTCGAGCAATGGCTGCGTGACCGCCCCAGCGCTCTTCTTATCTGCCTCGCTTGGCTTTTCGGCATCGAGGCTGACGATCAGGCCGTTGCGGCGGCCGATCCGCACCTCGTTGGTGTCGGCGCGCACCGCAAGATCGTCGGCGACGGCGCTGACGACGACGCCATGGGCGCTTTGCGGCAGCCCGAACTCGACGAAACGATACGGCTTCGACACAGCCCGCGTCGGGCCCATCGCGGTCGCGACCGCGAGCGCCGGGCCGCCTTCGCTGTTCTCGAGCCAGTGCACGCCGGTCAGGCCTGGCACCGGCACGTTGACGATGGTCTGGCCGCGCTCGTCGGCGCCGCGGCGCGGGCTAAGCGCACCGGCCGGCTTGCCGGCCTTGTCGCCGAAGGTCAGGGACCATTGCGGGCCGTCATCGGAGAGCCGCACGATCTGCTGGCGGCGCGTCTTCAGCCTGATGATGGTGACCTTGGTCTCGCGGGTGACGGTGACGTCCTGAACCAGCGCTGGGAGCACGCCTTTGAGCCTGTCCGGGTCGAGCGTGTCGCGCGTGTCGAAGACCAGAGTAACCCGTCCCGGCTCGGCGAAGGCGGCAGCGCCTGTCGGCCGCGAGAAGCGGAAATCGATGCGGCCGCCATCGCCATCGGCGGCGGAGCCGATCTCGACATCCCGGGGCGGTGCGTCAGCAGCGACCGTAGCCACTGGCTTGGGCTGGGCTTGCGGCGTCTCGGCTGTCGGGGCAGGGGACGGCGGTGCCGCGGCTGGCTTTTGCTCTGGCGCCTTGCTCTCCGCCGGCTTGGCTCCGCTTGACGGGGCGGCCTGCAGATCGGCCAGCGACAGCGGGATGGCAGCGCCAGGATGCGGCAGATCGACGGTCCAGCCGGCCTCGTCGCGGAAGCTGCGAAGCTGGCGATCCTTCGGCACGGTGAAGACGAGCTGCGTCCGGTCATCCCCGATCGTCGCCTGCTCGAGCGTGAAGTCGGCCGGCAGGAGGCTGCGGATCTGCGATGGCGTCACCGACAGCGCCTGGTCGAAATTCAGCGTCAGCTTGCCGTCGCCCGAGACGGGCGTGAGCATGGTCTCCGGCGGCGTCGAGAACATCAGGCGATCGAGCGTCGGCAGGCGGGCGCTGCGGAAGCCGAGCGGCTTCGGCGGGATCGCCGGAGCGCGGGCGATCTCCCGTGCGCGTGCTTCGGCGAGGCGCAGGCGCTGGGTGAGTTCGGCGAGAATCTCGGGCGGCAGGCCCGGCAGCTGGCCGGTCCAGTTCTCCGGCAGCAGGTCGATGAAGGCCCTGTCGCCCGCTTCGAGCAGATTGGCGCGATAGGGGCGGGCAAGAGCAAGACGCAGGCCGCGGCCATCAGGATCGATCCGAACGATCGAGATGTAGTTGGGCAGCTCAGCGGCGAGCCGGCTCGGGTCGAGCTGCACCGGCTGGCTGAAGCCGATGACGACGACGCCGTTCGAGACCCGGACCCGCGTGGTCACCGGCTCGTCGAAGCTGAAGGCGAGGCGGCCAAAGCCGGCACGCATGGCCTCGCCGCGCAGGGTCGCGTTGGCCGCCGCCACCGGCGCGACGAAGCCGGCAGCGAGGCTCAGCGCCGCCAGGCCAATGCCGAAGCTCAGGGACCGCAGGATACGCACGACCGCTACTCAACCCGACGCGATGGCGGAGCGGCGACAGGCCGCTCCAACCTGCGCGGAGGCTAGCCCGTCAAGGATAACGGTGGGTTAAGGGATCGACCCTTCGCAACGCATCCATGTCGAGCTCGCCGTCGGTCAAAAGGGCTGGTCCGTCGCGCTCAAGGTCGAAGAGCTGGAGGTCGCATGATCTCGCAGTTCCCTCAGCCAGATCAGTTTGCCAACTGGTGGCGTGCGTCGAGATGAGTGTTAGCTCGCTTTTAAGCTCCAATCGCAATCTTTTCAAAGTTTTGGATCTGCTTCCGAGTCGCAAATATTTCAGCTTTCAACCCGCCATCCATCTGGCGAAGAGCGGTCTCAGCCTCCATCGCGCGACGTCGGTTGTTGGCCCAATGTCGGAGGAGATTGTCTCGGTGCGGCGACGCTTCCAAGCCACCGTGACGTTGGATCGCGTCTATTCTCATCAGGGTCAAAGATACAGTGTTCTGCAAGCTCAGCAGGAACATCAAGGCCTGCCTTCGGGGCGCGGCCGCAAGAGAATCTGCGCCGGACAGTTCGAAGGTCTCCAGCTTACGAATGGATTCTGCGAGATCGTCCCATGCCCCGCTCAGCCGGTTCTTTATGTGCTCAAGGGCCACCATAGGTATCGGAACTTCAATTTCCTCCAGCCGCGCCATGAGGCGAGGCAGGATACGAAGCAACTGAACGATCAGAGTCCGCTTCTCCTCCAACTCTTGCGTCCGGAGACGAAGAGCAGTGGCGCCGGCGATAGCAGTTTGCCTATGGGACACCGCGAACTGGCGAACGATCCAGAGCAGCGTTGTGCCGGCCACAGCGGAGGCCAGGACACTCCCTATTAGAGATTGGTATCGATTAAGCCAGAATTCGAAGCAGCCGAATTCGATTTTGTCGGGCGCCATAGATTTGATCTTGGCTGCCTCGCAGAGCGGCGCCGTGATGTCGTTCGCGATTCCGATCGCAATGGTACCGCCGATGACCACCACGAAGAATGCGATGGCGAAGCCGTTATCAGTCTGCATGCCTATCCCCAGACGGCACTCTAGTGGGGCGCTGCAGCACTCCAAAGGTAGCCGGCGGCCACAATCGCAAGCACGAGCACGAGGGTACTAGTCAATTTCTTGCTGGGCTTCCACGGCGTGACTCTGCCGCTACGTTACCTCGGCCGCAAGCTGCGCGCGGGACGTGTCCACAACCTCACGACGGTAGCATGAGCGACCTAAGGCTTCTTGTCGCCTCCAGCAGGGTCCGCATCTAGGACTATCAAGTAGCCAATGCGATGCCGGCCATTGCTCGAAGTTGGGTAACCGCGGGAATTACGTGTGCCCGGCCGCGTATTTCCTCGCGCTGCGGGCGAGGTGCCGCGCCAGCGCCCGCGCCGCAGGGGACAGGGTCCGGCCGTTCCTCACGCAGATCTTGACGCAGGCTTTGCGCAGATTGCGCCCGCGTATCGGAACCGCGACCAGGCGACCCTCGGAAACATCCCGCCGGGTCGCGCACCGCGTCAGGATGCTGATGCCCATGCCGGCCCGCGCGAAGGAGCGCAGCGATTCGATCGAGTTCGTGACCAAGGCCGGCTTGAGCGCTACGCCGGTCGCCGCCGCGACGTCATCGACCAGGCGCCGCAGGCCGAAAGTCCGGTCGGGGAGCGCCAGACGCGTCTCGCCGATTTCGGCGATGGTCGTCGGCTGGCGCTGCGCGAAGACGTGGTCGGGATGCGCGGCGACGACCAGCGGGTCGGCGATCTCGGCAAGCGACAGGACGCTGCGGTGCAGGATCGGGTTGAACGCGGCCACCATGTCGGCTTCGTCGTCGAGCAGGCGTTGCATGAGCTGGTCGGAACTCGCGACCATGACCTCGAAGCTCACCGACGGATGCGCGGTCGAGAACTCCGCAAGGGCAGGGTAGAGAAAATCGTCGAGCGCACCTTCGACCGCCCAGACGCGGACGTGGCCGCGCTTCATCCCCTGAAGCTCTTCTATGGCGGAACGCGCCGTCTGGACGCTGTCGAGGATGGTGCGTGCCGTTTCGAGAACCGCCGATCCCGCCGTGGTCAGCCTCATGCCACGCGCCCGGCGCTCGAACAGCGCCGTGCCGTATTCCTCCTCGAGGCTGGCGATCTGACGGCTGATCGCCGACGGGGCGACGCGCAACGCATCCGCCGCCTCGCGGACGGAGCCATGGTCGGCGACGAGTGCGAAATACCGGTAGCGGGTGAGCGACATGCCGGAGCCTCGCGGCGGGAGCGAACCTGTTGGCCGAACAGTAAGAAACTGTTGCCGGATCGGCAACGATCTCTCCGCGATTACAGTCTGGCTGGTCGATCTCCGCTGCCTCTAGAAATGATCGGAACAGTGCGGGGAGCCGATCCGATGTATTCGACCCAACCGAGCCAGGACGGCAGCTACAGGTTCATCCCGGCCGTCTACCAGTATTCCGGCGGCGTCGCGGCGCAGCCGGGCTTCCGGATCGAGCGTGCGCAATTGATGAGCCCGGTCGCGCTGGATCGCGGTCTTGCGATCGTCGAGGCGCATCTGAAAGAGCTGGGCAGGCCGCTGACCGCGTTCTGTGCCTGCGAATTGCGCTCGCCCGAGCCCTTCTCGGAAGGCGGATTCGATGCCTTCAACCGGCTCTACGCCTCCCGCCTCGACCAATGGGGCGTCCTCCAAGGCAAGGTGAACCCGGTTGCCCGGACGAATATCTGCCCCGAACTCGGCAAGCCGGACACCGTGTCGCTCCATGCCTTCAGCTATACCGTTCCCGACGCTTCGGCGCGGACGAGCTTCGTGGTGGCCGGCAGCGGCGAGGCGCCGGAAGGCGGCGCGAGCTACGCGCAGGGAACGATCCGACCAGGCGATGCCTCCCCAAGCGGCGTCCGCGCCAAGGCCGAATGGGTCATGGGCGAGATGGAGCACCGCCTCGCGGGGCTCGGCTATGGCTGGCAGGATGCCACGGTCGCGAACATCTACACGGTTCGCGACATCCATCCGCTCCTGGCGGACGTCCTCCTACCGATCACCAGCCTCGGCCGCGGCCTGACCTGGCACTTCTCGCGGCCTCCGGTGGCTGTCCTCGACTACGAGATGGATGTGAGGGGCCTGTCGCGAGAGCTCGTGATCGATCAGCCCTGACTAGGCGCGGTCTGGCTGCATGTGTTGCCGGAACGGGAACGCATTACAGCCGGCCACAGCTTTGACGATGTCATGCTTGGAGAGCCCCGATGTTGCTTGATCGACGCGCGTTGCTCCTGGCGGGATTGACCGCCTCAGCCCTTGCGAGAGCGGACCTGGCAAGTGCGCAATCCGAGTGGCGCCCGACGAGGCCGCTGCGGCTGATCCTCCCGTTCACGGCTGGGACGTCGATGGACCCGGTCGCGCGGCTGGCCCAGGAGAGCCTCAAGGACACGCTCGGCCAGACCGTCGTCGTCGAGAACATCGCCGGCGCGGCCACCGTGATCGCCGGTGCCGAGACGCTGAAGTCCCCGGCCGACGGGCACACCATGCTGATGATCGCCAACAGCTTCGCGGCGAACATCACGCTGCGGGCGCGGACCGCGGATTGGCAGCGCGCCTTCGCCCCGGTGGTGCAGGCGACGGTGGTGCCGCATGTCCTCGTGGTCGCGCCGTCGCTGAAGACCGACTGGGTGGGCTTTGTGAAGCGCCTGCGCGAGAGTGGCGGCGCGATGACCTATGGGAGCCCGGGGATCGGGACCTCGCCGCATCTCGGCTCCGAGCACTTCCTGCGCCTGATCGGCGGCAAGGCCGTCCATGCGCCGTATAATGGCACCGCGCAGCTCTTCGTCGATCTGTTCGCCGGCCGGATCGATTTTGCGCTGAGCAATCTCCCGGACGTCGTCCAGGCGATCGACGAGGGCAAGCTCCTCGCGCTTGCGGTCACCGCCGACAAGCGCGTGCGGGAGCTGCCCAAGGTCCCGACCTTCGCTGAACTCGGCCAGCCGGACCTTCTCTCGGATAGCTGGTTCGGCATCATGGTGCGCCGCGACACGCCGGTGCCGGCTCGCGAAGCGTTGGAGCGCGCCTGGCTCACGGCCCTGACGCGCCCGGATGTGCGCGAGCGCCTCCAGGGCCTGAGCTTCACGGTGCTGGCCAGGCCGGGCGCGGAATTCGAGACAGTGATCGACCGCTACGTTTCGACCTATGCGACGATCATCAAGGAGAGCGGGATCTCGGTTCAGCAGTGATGGTCGAAGCCGTGGCCTGATCGCAGCGCGGCCTGTCCGGGCAAAGCCAAACCGGCAGGTGGTCAGCGTCGCGGAGCGGGCTCGATCGCCTGCAACTCGGTGCCCGCCGGCATGGCGGCCGGTGTGCGATCGACGGCGACCACGGGACGTCCGCGCACCGAGAGCGCGACGGTGAGCCGTTCGGCCGCCTCCGGCGACATGGCGGCGAGCACGTCCGACATCTTGCGCGGGCTCATCTGCTGAACGACGGGGACGAGGATGTCGAGCGCCAGCCGGTCGAAGACGCGGGCGGCGTCCTTCGGCTTCATCGTCTCGTACATGATCACCAGATTCTTGACAGCCTGATTCGCCTCGGTCTCCTGCTTGCGCGGGCCTTCGGCCTTTTCTTCCAGTGCCTTGAGATCATCGACGCGGCCGCCGAGCTTCTTTTCAGCCGAATCGAGCAGCTTCTCGCGCATGTCGAGCTCGCGCATGCGCGCCTCGATCTCCTCGCGGCGCTGGCCGAGCCGTTCGAGCAGCGCCTTCTCCGCCGGCGAAACCGGCTGGGCTGTGCCGTTCATCAAGCCGGCCTTGTTGTTCGGGTTGGCGTCGCGCTTCGCCTGCTCCTCGGGGGGGAGCTTCGGCGCCGGCGGATCGATCGTGCCGGTGGTCTCGGGATCCATGAAGACGTCGGGCTGATGGGCTTTGGCGATGATCTTGGCCAGTCCCCAGACCTCTTTCTTCTCCGTTGCCGGTGTGGCGAAGGCCTGGGCGCTGGCAGGTATCTTGCCCGGGCTGGGCTCCGCCGACCAGGCAAGCAGCTTCAGCGCCAGGAGCCCCATGGCGCCGAGGATGACGGCCGGGATGAGGCGGGGCGACTGGATCACGCAGCCTGGCCCTCCAGCCTGCGGGCGGCGCGGGCGCGGATCGCGGCGGCGGCGTCGGCGGCGCTCGCCATGCGCGAGAGCGCCGGCTTCTCGGGCGTGGGCTCGGGCTTGGGGGCGACCATGCTGGCGGCGCTGACGATCTGGCCGATGCGCTCCATCACACCCTGGCCGGCCTCGATCTGCTGGGCGAGGTCGGCGGCGTAACGCTCGGCGGTGCGCAGGCGTTCACCGAGCGTGCGGTCGCAGTCGCCGAGCGTCAGCTTGAGGCCGGCGATGGCGCGCTCGGCGGTATCGGTCGCCGAGATGAGGGCGCCGATGGTCTGGCGCATGGCGCTCTCATCGGCCTTCAGCCTTTCGATGCGCTTGGAGAGCACGAAGCAGGTGATGATGGTGGCGACCAGCAGGCAGCCCACCAGCGCATCGGCGATCAGGGTGATGGTCATGGGGCAGAAACTCCCTGGTCAGGACGCCGTATTGAGATGGCTGGTGTCGAAGGCGGCCATGGTCGTCTTCGAGCGCCGCAACGGGGTGACGACCTGGACGGCGATCTTATCGTCGACGCGCCCGATCCGGCCCTCGCTGACGATGAACTCGCCGCAGCGCAGCGAGGCGACGGAGTCAGGGCGGGCATCGAACATCAGCGTGTCGCCGATCTCGAGCTTCATCACGCGCTTCAGCGGCATGGTGCATTCGTGCAGCACGCACTTCACGGCGACGTCAGCCTGCCAGACCTCGGTCGCGAGGTGGTTCTCCCAGATCGGGTCGCGTCCGAGCTTCTCGCCCATGAAGCTTTCGA is drawn from Bosea sp. Tri-49 and contains these coding sequences:
- a CDS encoding tetratricopeptide repeat protein is translated as MRILRSLSFGIGLAALSLAAGFVAPVAAANATLRGEAMRAGFGRLAFSFDEPVTTRVRVSNGVVVIGFSQPVQLDPSRLAAELPNYISIVRIDPDGRGLRLALARPYRANLLEAGDRAFIDLLPENWTGQLPGLPPEILAELTQRLRLAEARAREIARAPAIPPKPLGFRSARLPTLDRLMFSTPPETMLTPVSGDGKLTLNFDQALSVTPSQIRSLLPADFTLEQATIGDDRTQLVFTVPKDRQLRSFRDEAGWTVDLPHPGAAIPLSLADLQAAPSSGAKPAESKAPEQKPAAAPPSPAPTAETPQAQPKPVATVAADAPPRDVEIGSAADGDGGRIDFRFSRPTGAAAFAEPGRVTLVFDTRDTLDPDRLKGVLPALVQDVTVTRETKVTIIRLKTRRQQIVRLSDDGPQWSLTFGDKAGKPAGALSPRRGADERGQTIVNVPVPGLTGVHWLENSEGGPALAVATAMGPTRAVSKPYRFVEFGLPQSAHGVVVSAVADDLAVRADTNEVRIGRRNGLIVSLDAEKPSEADKKSAGAVTQPLLETEAWSALHTADIRDRAAALLREVTGASRGRKSETRLALARFLAANGMMSEAAGPLNALLADDAAMRGNRDAIFLRGVIASRMHRSAEALKAFEAAPIRDEAETGLWRALSEQRLGRNGQALAGFRRAEDILDRYPADLQAEFRPAMARAALASGEATVAEKQIGRLADIPEELMNPEELALLRAKLDDVSGRPEAALNGYRPLFEAKTRPVAAEAQLRAVKLARAEKRADLPVDEAIARLETVSAIWRGGEVEIEALAELGRLYAEQQRWRDAFQTARRANEVFPEHPATRLLHDETAQRFEALFSDPDLEKLPRLDALALFYDFKEFLPIGRRGDEITRLLADRLVELDLLDQASDILQYQMDRRLTGAARSTVATRLAMIRLMNGKPAEALQAIVSTRLAELPADVKRARLLLEAKALSDLSRTDQALDLMEGESGPEVDRLNADILWSGRRWREAGEALERILGESWRGQAPLSDGERGDVMRAAIGYVMSDEALSLDRLRTKFAGKMAQGADARLFGFVTGASRANAADIREAARSASGSDTMTDFLKEYRKRYPAYSSSVRERRKAGEADAANAGPKPGQG
- a CDS encoding LysR family transcriptional regulator translates to MSLTRYRYFALVADHGSVREAADALRVAPSAISRQIASLEEEYGTALFERRARGMRLTTAGSAVLETARTILDSVQTARSAIEELQGMKRGHVRVWAVEGALDDFLYPALAEFSTAHPSVSFEVMVASSDQLMQRLLDDEADMVAAFNPILHRSVLSLAEIADPLVVAAHPDHVFAQRQPTTIAEIGETRLALPDRTFGLRRLVDDVAAATGVALKPALVTNSIESLRSFARAGMGISILTRCATRRDVSEGRLVAVPIRGRNLRKACVKICVRNGRTLSPAARALARHLARSARKYAAGHT
- the cnbZ gene encoding 2-amino-5-chloromuconate deaminase CnbZ, with protein sequence MYSTQPSQDGSYRFIPAVYQYSGGVAAQPGFRIERAQLMSPVALDRGLAIVEAHLKELGRPLTAFCACELRSPEPFSEGGFDAFNRLYASRLDQWGVLQGKVNPVARTNICPELGKPDTVSLHAFSYTVPDASARTSFVVAGSGEAPEGGASYAQGTIRPGDASPSGVRAKAEWVMGEMEHRLAGLGYGWQDATVANIYTVRDIHPLLADVLLPITSLGRGLTWHFSRPPVAVLDYEMDVRGLSRELVIDQP
- a CDS encoding Bug family tripartite tricarboxylate transporter substrate binding protein encodes the protein MDPVARLAQESLKDTLGQTVVVENIAGAATVIAGAETLKSPADGHTMLMIANSFAANITLRARTADWQRAFAPVVQATVVPHVLVVAPSLKTDWVGFVKRLRESGGAMTYGSPGIGTSPHLGSEHFLRLIGGKAVHAPYNGTAQLFVDLFAGRIDFALSNLPDVVQAIDEGKLLALAVTADKRVRELPKVPTFAELGQPDLLSDSWFGIMVRRDTPVPAREALERAWLTALTRPDVRERLQGLSFTVLARPGAEFETVIDRYVSTYATIIKESGISVQQ
- a CDS encoding MotE family protein, with product MIQSPRLIPAVILGAMGLLALKLLAWSAEPSPGKIPASAQAFATPATEKKEVWGLAKIIAKAHQPDVFMDPETTGTIDPPAPKLPPEEQAKRDANPNNKAGLMNGTAQPVSPAEKALLERLGQRREEIEARMRELDMREKLLDSAEKKLGGRVDDLKALEEKAEGPRKQETEANQAVKNLVIMYETMKPKDAARVFDRLALDILVPVVQQMSPRKMSDVLAAMSPEAAERLTVALSVRGRPVVAVDRTPAAMPAGTELQAIEPAPRR
- a CDS encoding DUF6468 domain-containing protein; translated protein: MTITLIADALVGCLLVATIITCFVLSKRIERLKADESAMRQTIGALISATDTAERAIAGLKLTLGDCDRTLGERLRTAERYAADLAQQIEAGQGVMERIGQIVSAASMVAPKPEPTPEKPALSRMASAADAAAAIRARAARRLEGQAA